The Terriglobia bacterium genome segment CCACCAATGGGGTGGCAACGGCGAACCTGGAATACCGGCGGGTAGGCAACGAGGGCGGCGCATGGCCCGGCACTTTCGCCGATATCCGTTCGGCGTACCAATTCCTTCTACAAAACTCAGAACGGCATAAGTTGGACACGAGCAGAGTCATCGTGATGGGCCATTCCGCAGGAGGCCAGCTTGCGCTCTGCCTTGCGGCTCACGAACCGAGGCTTACGCGCGTGGTGTCGCTCGCCGGAGTCGTAGACCTGCAGCGCGCATACAAACTTCACCTCAGCAACGACGCAGTCGTCGAATTTCTTCATGGCACCCCCAGCGAAGTTCCCGATCATTACCGCGAGGCCGATCCCGCTGAGCTTTCCATTCCGCATGCTCGGCAGTGGCTGATCCACGGCTCCGCGGATGACACTGTTCCGGTAGATTTCAGCCGCGATTATGTGTCTGCCAAGAAGAAGCGTTCCGGCAAACAGAAGGAAGACGCGCACCTGCTGGAGATTTCAGGGGCGGGACATTTCGACCTGATTGATCCTCGAAGCTCAGCGTGGAAGCAGGTTGAGGAGGCGGTGCTTGCATTGGCTGCGGCATAGTATTCGCTATCATTGACACCTCCCGCAACGCCTCAATACGATTCTCGGTTCACAGAAGGTCCTATGCCGAAACATTCCCCGCGCCGTCTCTCCATTCTCACTCTTAGCGTTGTTACTCTTGCTTTGGTCGCAGCATCCACACCTGTTCCGCAGGCGGATTCGGCTCGCTATCTCAACGACATCAAATCGCTCGCCGCTCCGGACATGGAGGGCCGAGGCGCCGGGACCAAGGGCCTGACGCGAGCCGAGCACCTGATTGAGAAGAGATACAAGGAATTGGGGCTGCAACCGGCCGGAGTGAATAGCTACGCACAGCCGTTCACCGTGGTCACCGGTGCCCGGCTCAAATCAGATAATCGTCTCGCGGTGAAGTCACCGGATTCCTCGAAAGAGCTGAAGA includes the following:
- a CDS encoding prolyl oligopeptidase family serine peptidase codes for the protein TNGVATANLEYRRVGNEGGAWPGTFADIRSAYQFLLQNSERHKLDTSRVIVMGHSAGGQLALCLAAHEPRLTRVVSLAGVVDLQRAYKLHLSNDAVVEFLHGTPSEVPDHYREADPAELSIPHARQWLIHGSADDTVPVDFSRDYVSAKKKRSGKQKEDAHLLEISGAGHFDLIDPRSSAWKQVEEAVLALAAA